The Argopecten irradians isolate NY chromosome 16, Ai_NY, whole genome shotgun sequence genome window below encodes:
- the LOC138310875 gene encoding uncharacterized protein, with the protein MATAILQTAEDQITCTICFDIFSEPKALPCLHTFCKECISKFITERKNQHGDKKGYVCPICRRPVAVPTHLRNNPETWANQLENNHAVSSMIDAYKTPRGKTMETCSEHPGKELEFFCVDHTKFICAMCSLQHRRCSDVITREDGENLVKKSRTKTSSVKETKQGLLKQYTNMFLEQCNSFEHVLDKRRNDLEYLDSTEERIREEIISSRKQINELLNKYEEKALTRLAKLKTKSSGKIEKEKRKLESFNESSRGHLERIQKMMDSKQEVTDTFSESIQSDYASLQRKLKTADSKQMREQMTFAINPTLETFLSKFDSFGKLSLKDNETNDLRNSNDHRVCESKDTAQPGVESNTYTAANSVREIKLPFRGKPSWITGITTLPSDRLLLVDHTNEAVSTYDSSFNLLCKTDIHPAPYDVVSISTTDDDVMISIPDAQELLHFDVMHDGFVEKGQKLKTNNACKALDSDRQHLAVCSSSEIQIFEKDGDTWMAVLEESYSRTKFTYITLTSSERKVFVSDQTYPEPHIRCINFNGDTLWKVSDGRIGFSTGICTIGMKLMIMSWDLGKIFTLSFSGRGLEVFNEGSVLSPWNIHACSRRNIVCVSQYKNIMRIPRASEPGPSSHGRRRFSEEEDALILSACSTIVNGDSTINQSMIIDCLESSDEGSILLSRYSSKQIDDCVRTARRRLHKQ; encoded by the exons ATGGCAACCGCCATACTACAAACAGCTGAGGACCAAATCACTTGTACCATATGTTTCGATATCTTCAGCGAGCCTAAAGCACTCCCATGCCTTCATACTTTCTGCAAAGAATGCATCAGTAAATTCATAACCGAAAGAAAAAACCAACACGGGGACAAGAAAGGATATGTTTGCCCGATCTGCCGTCGTCCTGTAGCCGTACCAACTCATCTGAGGAACAACCCAGAAACGTGGGCAAATCAGCTGGAAAATAATCACGCTGTTAGCTCTATGATTGACGCTTATAAAACACCAAGAGGCAAAACAATGGAAACTTGTTCTGAACATCCGGGAAAGGAACTGGAATTCTTCTGCGTTGATCATACAAAGTTCATATGCGCCATGTGTTCGCTACAGCACCGACGTTGTTCGGACGTTATCACGCGAGAGGATGGGGAAAACTTAGTTAAAAAATCTAGAACAAAAACGTCTTCtgtaaaagaaacaaaacaaggACTTCTGAAGCAATATACGAATATGTTTCTCGAACAGTGCAATTCATTTGAGCATGTTTTGGACAAGAGAAGAAATGATTTGGAGTATCTTGATAGCACCGAAGAACGTATCCGAGAAGAAATAATTTCATCTAGAAAACAGATAAATGAACTGCTGAATAAGTATGAAGAAAAAGCACTTACTCGACtagcaaaattaaaaacaaagagTTCAGGTAAAATAGAAAAGGAAAAACGCAAACTGGAATCGTTTAACGAGTCATCAAGAGGACACTTGGAACGAATTCAGAAAATGATGGACAGCAAGCAGGAAGTCACAGATACGTTTAGCGAAAGTATTCAATCCGATTATGCGTCTCTTCAAAGAAAACTCAAAACCGCTGACAGTAAGCAAATGCGTGAACAGATGACGTTCGCGATCAACCCAACTTTGGAAACATTTCTTTCCAAATTCGATAGTTTTGGCAAGTTATCTTTGAAAGATAACGAGACAAACGATCTCAGAAATTCAAATGACCATAGAGTGTGTGAATCCAAAGACACGGCACAACCTGGCGTGGAATCAAACACTTATACAGCAGCTAATTCAGTAAGAGAAATTAAGCTTCCGTTCCGCGGGAAGCCGTCGTGGATAACTGGGATAACTACACTTCCTTCTGACAGGCTGCTCCTCGTGGACCATACCAATGAAGCAGTCTCGACATATGACTCCTCTTTTAATTTGCTGTGTAAAACTGACATCCACCCAGCACCGTATGACGTAGTATCAATATCCACAACAGACGATGACGTAATGATCTCAATACCAGACGCCCAAGAGcttttacattttgacgtgatGCATGATGGCTTTGTTGAGAAaggacaaaaattgaaaacaaataacgCTTGTAAAGCACTTGATTCTGACAGACAACATCTGGCAGTGTGTTCTAGTTCCGAGATCCAGATTTTTGAAAAGGACGGCGATACCTGGATGGCTGTGTTAGAAGAGTCATACTCGCGAACGAAATTTACTTACATCACATTGACGTCATCGGAGCGAAAGGTGTTCGTCTCAGATCAAACATATCCCGAACCTCACATCAGGTGTATAAATTTCAATGGTGACACTCTATGGAAGGTATCTGATGGACGGATCGGCTTCAGTACGGGGATTTGTACGATTGGTATGAAGCTCATGATAATGTCGTGGGATTTAGGAAAGATCTTCACATTATCGTTCAGTGGACGTGGCTTGGAAGTATTTAATGAAGGTTCCGTCTTGTCTCCGTGGAATATACACGCTTGCTCCCGGCGTAACATCGTTTGCGTTTCTCAGTATaagaat ATCATGCGAATCCCGAGAGCCTCAGAGCCTGGCCCCTCCTCACACGGTCGGCGACGCTTCAGCGAGGAGGAGGATGCCTTAATCCTCTCTGCTTGCAGCACGATTGTGAATGGCGATTCAACCATCAATCAATCCATGATCATAGACTGTTTAGAGAGTTCGGATGAAGGCAGCATTCTGCTCTCGAGGTATTCAAGTAAGCAGATCGACGACTGTGTGAGGACAGCCCGGAGGAGACTTCACAAACAGTAA